From Bacillus pumilus, one genomic window encodes:
- a CDS encoding YqgQ family protein, with protein MKTLYDVQQLLMRFGNYVYFGDREVELEFMADELKEMYASGIIDRTEWSNAMTILQMELAKLNRKTM; from the coding sequence ATGAAAACGTTATATGATGTACAGCAGCTGCTCATGAGATTTGGAAATTATGTGTATTTCGGAGATCGTGAAGTGGAATTAGAATTTATGGCAGATGAACTGAAGGAAATGTATGCATCGGGCATTATTGACCGGACCGAATGGTCAAACGCAATGACTATTCTTCAAATGGAACTAGCCAAATTAAATCGAAAAACAATGTGA
- a CDS encoding M14 family metallocarboxypeptidase — translation MKTTSFGKIEWQLDEAGKDNVAKQLGIGNAAFHLSNQTSTDHLLLPGYRLPEGIHSFSSIGELQKFIAPYSLQQSDDWINGTFEYDSAQLEEELSRLKAAFPFLQISIIGHSVLDTPIYEIRTEPVQHLHSIHLNASFHANEWITTSVLIKWLKSLCLAASDPVQARHHEAVHILRTTALSIVPMVNPDGVDLVRNGPESLGLSSEEFTSLHGGYADYQEWKANIRGVDLNNQFPAYWEIEYYRHQPKAPAYRDFPGREPLTEPEAKAMANLALRKRFDRLIALHTQGEEIYWGFLGHEPAISKETVKRFEQVSGYKPVQYLDSYAGYRDWFIYQFHNEGYTVELGLGKNPLSMNQFDTIYEKTKRLLWEACKC, via the coding sequence ATGAAGACAACGTCGTTTGGGAAAATTGAATGGCAGCTGGATGAAGCGGGAAAGGATAATGTGGCAAAACAGTTAGGGATAGGGAATGCGGCTTTTCATTTATCCAATCAAACAAGCACTGATCACCTTCTTTTACCGGGATATAGACTTCCGGAAGGCATCCATTCATTTTCTTCCATAGGTGAGCTGCAGAAATTTATTGCGCCTTACAGCCTGCAGCAATCCGATGATTGGATCAATGGAACCTTTGAATATGATAGTGCTCAATTAGAAGAAGAGCTGAGCCGCTTGAAAGCCGCATTTCCTTTTCTTCAAATCAGCATAATAGGTCATTCAGTGCTTGATACACCTATTTATGAAATCCGAACAGAGCCTGTTCAGCATTTACATTCTATTCATTTGAATGCCTCTTTTCATGCAAATGAATGGATCACGACGTCTGTTTTAATAAAATGGCTGAAATCGCTGTGTTTGGCTGCATCTGATCCTGTGCAAGCAAGACATCATGAAGCCGTTCATATTCTGCGAACCACAGCTCTCTCCATCGTGCCAATGGTGAATCCAGATGGCGTAGACCTCGTTCGGAATGGACCTGAGTCACTAGGTCTCAGCAGTGAAGAATTCACATCGCTACATGGTGGATATGCTGATTATCAGGAGTGGAAAGCAAATATACGAGGTGTGGATTTGAACAATCAATTTCCTGCTTATTGGGAGATCGAATACTATCGTCATCAGCCTAAGGCACCGGCCTATCGGGATTTTCCAGGGCGCGAGCCGTTAACAGAACCAGAAGCGAAAGCGATGGCAAATCTAGCGTTACGAAAACGCTTTGACCGGCTGATCGCTCTCCATACACAAGGAGAAGAGATATACTGGGGCTTTCTTGGCCACGAACCTGCCATCTCAAAAGAAACGGTCAAACGATTCGAGCAAGTAAGCGGCTATAAACCGGTTCAATATCTTGACAGCTATGCAGGCTATCGCGATTGGTTTATTTATCAATTTCACAATGAGGGCTATACAGTCGAGCTTGGTCTAGGAAAAAATCCTCTTTCCATGAATCAATTTGACACCATCTATGAGAAAACAAAGCGGCTGTTATGGGAAGCATGTAAGTGTTAA
- a CDS encoding DUF2759 domain-containing protein: MMLVIIFGLVTILAALGIYRSLKKVNVLAIAFAGATFLVFGWFTVMTIIYSGYPTAH, translated from the coding sequence ATGATGCTCGTCATTATTTTTGGTCTAGTCACGATTTTAGCTGCACTCGGGATCTATCGCTCACTTAAAAAAGTGAACGTACTTGCGATCGCTTTTGCTGGCGCGACATTTTTGGTTTTTGGATGGTTTACTGTCATGACCATCATCTATAGCGGTTATCCAACCGCACATTAA
- a CDS encoding rhomboid family intramembrane serine protease has product MNVIDSLFWRVVDELRQKGYEMIQSPYPEDEIFFEAPRNSGYDLIRLYRKDVNFRQEIVRDIEEQTYRMNQLREAMRKRSLHLLQLQFTADNPVDDWEDLNGQPQKKQKVTVTPVLLNEDTLQHDVNELQKWLNTSLTVDVEEAKRDTAEDVMRLKVNVLQAFDDQEKQRERERAVFQNGRPIFTYLLIAVQVVMFLLLELSGGSTNTATLTAFGAKNNGLILDGEWWRLITPMFLHIGLTHLLFNTFALWSVGAAVERIYGSWRFLLIYFISGIFGSIASFVFNTAIAAGASGAIFGCLGALLYLAISNRKLFFRTMGTNIIVIILINLGIGFTVSGIDNAGHLGGLVGGFLAALAVRLPKQVQPVKMFLASAVLLLIGGFGLYTGFHPDDQKEAAAVSEAASLFDEKNYNEASKRLEEYVHQKDASADALHIYALSEAQLGHLDKAIEFLQKSLKKDPDDPNKLYHLSLLYVEKGETAKAEDLIEKGLDQDPKNDQFLKLKQYIESTQTH; this is encoded by the coding sequence ATGAATGTCATAGATAGTCTATTTTGGCGAGTTGTTGATGAATTAAGACAAAAAGGGTACGAGATGATTCAAAGTCCGTATCCAGAAGATGAAATATTTTTTGAAGCACCACGAAACTCAGGGTATGATCTCATCCGTCTATATAGAAAAGATGTGAATTTTAGACAGGAGATCGTTCGAGATATCGAAGAGCAGACGTATCGGATGAATCAGCTGAGAGAGGCGATGCGTAAACGGTCTCTTCATCTCTTGCAGCTCCAATTTACAGCTGACAATCCTGTAGATGATTGGGAAGACTTAAACGGTCAGCCGCAAAAAAAACAAAAGGTGACGGTTACACCTGTATTACTGAATGAAGACACTCTTCAACACGACGTAAACGAGCTGCAAAAATGGCTGAACACCTCGCTGACAGTGGATGTAGAAGAGGCGAAGAGAGACACAGCTGAAGATGTCATGCGGCTTAAAGTGAACGTACTTCAGGCATTTGATGATCAGGAAAAGCAGCGTGAACGAGAACGGGCCGTTTTTCAAAATGGCAGACCGATTTTCACCTACTTGCTCATCGCTGTTCAAGTGGTGATGTTTCTTTTGCTTGAACTATCTGGCGGAAGTACCAATACGGCAACTTTAACAGCGTTTGGTGCTAAAAATAATGGGCTGATCTTAGATGGAGAATGGTGGCGCCTGATTACACCAATGTTTTTGCACATTGGCTTGACGCACTTACTCTTTAATACATTTGCTCTTTGGTCTGTCGGAGCGGCTGTTGAGAGAATTTATGGCTCATGGAGATTTTTGCTCATCTATTTCATTTCCGGCATTTTTGGCTCCATTGCGAGCTTTGTCTTTAATACGGCCATCGCAGCCGGTGCATCAGGTGCGATCTTTGGCTGCTTAGGTGCGCTATTATATTTAGCAATTTCTAACCGCAAGCTATTCTTTCGAACGATGGGGACAAATATTATTGTGATCATCCTTATCAATTTAGGGATAGGCTTCACCGTATCAGGTATTGATAACGCAGGGCACCTTGGCGGTCTGGTTGGCGGTTTTTTAGCCGCTTTAGCTGTCCGGCTCCCTAAACAGGTGCAGCCTGTCAAAATGTTTCTTGCTAGTGCTGTTCTGCTGTTGATTGGCGGTTTTGGACTGTATACAGGGTTTCATCCAGACGATCAAAAGGAAGCGGCGGCAGTAAGTGAGGCAGCAAGTCTATTTGATGAGAAGAACTATAACGAAGCAAGTAAACGATTAGAGGAATATGTACACCAAAAGGATGCATCAGCTGATGCTCTCCATATATATGCACTATCGGAAGCGCAGCTCGGCCACCTTGACAAAGCGATTGAATTTTTACAAAAGTCGCTTAAAAAAGATCCTGATGATCCAAATAAACTGTATCATTTATCGTTGTTGTACGTAGAAAAAGGAGAGACAGCGAAAGCGGAGGATCTAATCGAGAAAGGGTTAGACCAAGATCCAAAAAATGATCAATTTTTAAAACTGAAACAATATATTGAAAGCACGCAAACACATTGA
- a CDS encoding LTA synthase family protein — MRKKRLKAISFLLIATLLMWVKTYVIYKSSFNIKIENFMQEFILFINPLSFLLFIFGIGLFMKEKNRNRYIIVMSFILTFILLANIVFYRFYSDFLTIPVLFQTNNMGDLGSSITSLIEPVDFLMFVDIMILMWLYKKQPSFRTDVTISRKERAAYYLFVAATFFFNLGLAETERPELLTRSFDREMLVKNISLYNFHIYDGVLQSKQSAQRALADSNSLTEIENYVSANQTDRNEKTFGQAKGRNVILVSLESTQSFVVNEKLNGKEITPFLNKLIKKSYNFTNFYHQTGQGKTSDSEFIVDNSLYPLGRGAVFFTNPSNEYTATPELLKDEGYHSSVIHANNKSFWNRDLIYDSFGYDKFFDIKSFDVNEENSVGWGLKDGPFFEQSAELMKSIPQPFYTRLITLTNHFPFDLDEEDKLIDEYDSKSKTLNKFFPTVRYQDEALKIFFEKMKETGLYENSIFVLYGDHYGISENHNEAMGQFLNKEITPFEEVQLQKVPFVVHIPGITDQHPKEINTVGGQVDIRPTILNLLGIDTSKQIQFGHDLLSKDKNDFTVLRDGSFITKDSVFTDGVCYNKETGEPREDETVCQSYEEKAKQELQFSDQIIYGDLLRFYDRNSPDHSPSKKEDETKLKKAS; from the coding sequence ATGCGAAAGAAAAGATTAAAGGCGATTTCATTTTTACTGATTGCGACATTGTTAATGTGGGTCAAAACCTATGTTATCTATAAATCTAGCTTTAATATTAAAATAGAAAATTTCATGCAGGAGTTTATCCTGTTTATTAATCCGCTTAGCTTTCTCTTGTTTATCTTCGGTATCGGTTTATTTATGAAAGAAAAAAATCGCAATCGATATATCATCGTGATGAGCTTTATCCTGACATTCATTTTGTTAGCTAACATTGTGTTTTATCGATTCTATAGTGACTTTCTAACCATCCCCGTCCTATTTCAAACAAACAATATGGGTGACCTCGGGTCAAGTATTACCTCTTTAATTGAACCAGTCGATTTTCTGATGTTCGTTGATATTATGATTTTAATGTGGCTCTATAAAAAGCAGCCTTCCTTTAGAACGGATGTCACCATTTCACGAAAAGAACGAGCAGCTTATTATTTATTTGTGGCAGCCACTTTCTTCTTTAACCTTGGTTTGGCTGAAACAGAAAGACCAGAACTGCTCACTCGCTCATTTGACCGTGAGATGCTGGTGAAAAATATTAGCTTATATAATTTCCATATTTATGATGGAGTGTTGCAATCGAAGCAGTCTGCTCAACGAGCCCTTGCTGACAGTAATAGCTTAACGGAAATTGAAAACTATGTAAGCGCAAATCAAACCGACCGTAATGAAAAGACGTTTGGTCAAGCGAAAGGGCGAAATGTCATTCTTGTCTCCCTAGAGTCTACTCAGAGCTTTGTGGTCAATGAAAAATTAAATGGGAAAGAAATTACCCCATTTTTAAACAAACTAATCAAGAAAAGCTACAACTTTACTAATTTCTATCATCAAACAGGTCAAGGGAAAACATCGGACTCAGAGTTTATTGTTGATAACTCTCTCTATCCACTTGGAAGAGGGGCTGTGTTCTTCACAAACCCAAGCAATGAGTATACAGCCACACCTGAGTTGTTAAAGGATGAGGGGTATCACTCTTCTGTTATTCATGCGAATAACAAAAGTTTCTGGAATCGTGACCTGATCTACGATAGCTTCGGCTACGATAAGTTTTTTGATATTAAATCATTTGATGTGAATGAAGAGAACTCAGTTGGCTGGGGCTTGAAAGATGGTCCGTTCTTTGAACAGTCAGCGGAATTGATGAAATCGATCCCGCAGCCTTTCTATACGAGATTGATTACATTAACGAATCACTTTCCATTTGATCTAGATGAAGAAGATAAGCTCATTGATGAATATGATTCTAAGAGCAAAACGTTAAACAAGTTCTTTCCTACAGTGCGTTATCAAGATGAGGCGCTGAAGATTTTCTTTGAAAAGATGAAGGAAACAGGTTTGTACGAAAATTCCATCTTTGTTTTATATGGGGATCACTATGGAATTTCAGAAAACCATAACGAAGCAATGGGACAATTTTTAAATAAAGAGATTACGCCATTTGAAGAAGTGCAGCTTCAAAAAGTCCCGTTTGTTGTACACATTCCAGGGATCACAGATCAACATCCAAAAGAAATTAACACGGTAGGCGGTCAAGTCGATATCCGTCCAACTATACTCAATCTTTTAGGAATTGATACAAGTAAACAGATTCAATTTGGTCATGATCTTTTATCAAAAGATAAGAATGACTTTACCGTGCTTCGTGATGGCAGCTTTATTACGAAGGACAGTGTTTTCACAGATGGAGTTTGCTACAATAAAGAAACGGGTGAGCCAAGAGAAGATGAGACCGTTTGTCAGTCTTATGAAGAGAAGGCAAAGCAAGAGCTCCAATTCTCTGATCAAATCATCTACGGTGATCTCCTTAGATTTTATGACCGGAACAGCCCGGACCATTCTCCATCCAAAAAAGAAGATGAAACGAAGCTGAAAAAGGCGTCCTAA
- a CDS encoding MTH1187 family thiamine-binding protein, translating to MAIADVTIIPIGTETPSVSAYVADVQRILEGFQKEGKINYQLTPMNTLIEGELSVLFEVIQRIHEAPFEKGLHRVATNIRIDDRRDQTTTLTSKIESVNKHLNQ from the coding sequence ATGGCCATAGCAGATGTGACCATCATTCCAATAGGTACTGAAACACCAAGTGTCAGTGCTTATGTAGCAGATGTACAAAGAATTTTAGAAGGCTTTCAAAAAGAAGGGAAAATTAATTATCAATTAACACCAATGAATACGTTAATTGAAGGTGAATTATCTGTTTTATTTGAAGTCATTCAGCGCATTCATGAAGCACCTTTTGAAAAGGGATTGCACCGCGTAGCCACCAATATCCGCATTGATGACAGGCGGGATCAAACCACAACGCTTACAAGTAAAATAGAAAGCGTGAATAAGCACTTGAATCAATAA
- a CDS encoding ROK family glucokinase produces the protein MTGDWFVGVDLGGTTIKLAFINLYGEIQHKWEIPTDKSGQTITVDIAKSIDHKLIEISMPKSALIGIGMGAPGPVDKVSGIVYKTTNLGWTNYPLKDHLEAETGLPSVIENDANIAALGEMWKGAGDGAKNILMVTLGTGVGGGIIVNGEVVQGETGAGGEIGHICAVPFQGAPCNCGRTGCIETIASATGIVRLAKDKLEREQHTSSLGTLTSLSAKDVFRAAESGDDLAIRVVEEVTTHLGLVLANLASALNPTKIVIGGGVSKAGELLRSKVERVVKHHAFPPCADDVEVVIASLGNDAGVIGGAWMAKNKWLS, from the coding sequence ATGACAGGGGATTGGTTTGTAGGAGTTGATCTTGGCGGTACGACAATTAAGCTTGCGTTCATTAATCTATATGGTGAAATTCAGCATAAGTGGGAGATTCCTACGGATAAATCAGGGCAGACGATCACAGTCGATATTGCCAAATCAATTGACCACAAACTGATCGAAATCAGTATGCCAAAATCAGCGCTTATTGGGATTGGAATGGGTGCACCTGGGCCTGTAGATAAAGTATCTGGGATTGTCTATAAAACAACGAATCTCGGCTGGACAAACTATCCACTCAAAGATCACCTGGAGGCAGAGACAGGACTTCCATCTGTCATAGAAAATGATGCGAATATTGCTGCACTCGGTGAAATGTGGAAGGGTGCAGGAGATGGCGCAAAAAATATCCTGATGGTCACACTTGGCACGGGTGTTGGCGGCGGTATTATTGTAAATGGTGAAGTTGTTCAAGGTGAGACTGGGGCTGGCGGAGAAATTGGCCATATTTGTGCCGTTCCATTCCAAGGAGCACCGTGTAACTGCGGAAGAACAGGCTGTATTGAAACCATTGCATCTGCGACTGGCATCGTTCGGCTTGCAAAGGATAAATTAGAAAGGGAGCAGCATACATCTTCACTTGGCACGCTCACTTCGCTGTCTGCAAAGGATGTGTTTAGGGCTGCTGAAAGTGGAGATGATCTTGCCATTCGTGTCGTAGAAGAAGTGACGACTCATCTTGGACTAGTCTTAGCGAATCTTGCCAGTGCGTTAAACCCAACAAAAATCGTGATTGGCGGCGGTGTTTCAAAAGCAGGGGAGCTTCTTCGCAGTAAAGTAGAGCGCGTTGTTAAACATCACGCATTTCCGCCTTGCGCTGATGATGTCGAAGTCGTGATTGCTTCACTCGGAAACGATGCAGGAGTCATCGGTGGTGCATGGATGGCAAAAAACAAATGGCTGTCTTAA
- a CDS encoding MFS transporter, with translation MSAQSLWKRNFTYLFISKMCKITADSLSFNTILWLLVLGGKGAIGTAFFIAVSFVPQAIVGPLITPMMKPHQLKFWMCFADLTRGAIILVIVVSYFYDFTPLALVIGCMLLHSATGGSYEPASVSIIPKLVHEDLIQKANATIQSASHVVRLVTVTICGVMIAFVGVGYTMLVIIPLYLLSALLVLIITYETEVIIDKAKKGLSYGKRLIRGFSLVKRHHILFPLAIFCVCSNFAAAPWEALSVIYLTEDLHSGPVIYSFIKVTTALGAFLMGFVLTKVKVNRYGLLFIGAGIVDGISFFITGMNAFLPLVFISAFALGAAISAVNVPEHTMIQLSVKAEDQPQVYAIINMISFFMIPLGALIGGYMATLFGSGYVIAAGGIIEAVSGICLLLFTKIGKVERADLTIERDKPSLNAT, from the coding sequence TTGAGTGCTCAAAGCCTGTGGAAAAGGAATTTCACTTACTTATTTATTTCTAAAATGTGCAAAATAACAGCTGATAGTTTATCTTTCAACACCATCTTGTGGCTTTTAGTACTAGGCGGGAAAGGGGCAATTGGAACAGCTTTTTTTATTGCGGTCAGCTTTGTTCCGCAAGCCATTGTTGGGCCGCTGATTACCCCAATGATGAAGCCGCATCAATTGAAATTTTGGATGTGTTTTGCTGATTTAACAAGAGGAGCGATAATCCTTGTGATCGTGGTCAGTTACTTTTATGATTTCACGCCATTAGCACTTGTGATTGGCTGTATGCTGCTTCATTCGGCGACTGGTGGCTCCTACGAACCGGCGTCCGTATCAATTATTCCAAAGCTTGTCCATGAGGACCTCATACAAAAAGCGAATGCAACCATCCAATCAGCAAGTCATGTGGTCAGGCTTGTGACGGTAACGATTTGTGGTGTCATGATTGCATTTGTAGGGGTAGGATATACAATGCTTGTGATCATTCCTCTTTATCTCTTGTCCGCTTTATTGGTATTAATCATTACATATGAAACAGAAGTCATCATCGATAAAGCCAAAAAAGGGTTATCATATGGAAAAAGATTAATTCGGGGATTTTCACTTGTTAAAAGGCATCATATTTTGTTTCCATTGGCGATTTTTTGTGTCTGTTCAAACTTCGCTGCAGCACCATGGGAAGCATTGTCTGTTATTTATTTAACAGAGGATTTACATAGTGGACCAGTTATCTATTCATTTATTAAAGTCACAACGGCACTAGGTGCCTTCTTGATGGGGTTTGTTTTGACAAAGGTAAAAGTGAACCGGTATGGGCTGCTGTTTATAGGTGCCGGGATCGTTGATGGAATCTCGTTCTTCATCACAGGCATGAACGCATTTTTACCACTTGTGTTTATATCAGCCTTTGCTTTAGGGGCTGCCATTAGTGCAGTCAACGTGCCTGAACATACAATGATTCAATTGTCAGTAAAAGCAGAGGATCAGCCGCAAGTGTATGCGATTATCAACATGATCTCCTTCTTCATGATTCCGTTAGGCGCTCTCATTGGCGGCTATATGGCGACACTATTTGGGTCTGGGTATGTCATTGCGGCTGGCGGCATCATTGAAGCTGTGTCAGGGATATGCCTGCTTCTATTCACAAAGATTGGGAAGGTAGAAAGGGCGGATTTGACGATAGAACGAGACAAACCTTCTTTAAATGCAACGTGA